The Faecalibacterium sp. I3-3-33 DNA window GCAATGGTCGATCCCTGCATACTGCATCCTTTCCGCGCACCCGTCTTGCGGGTGCGCTACTCGTGTGCCCGCTGCGGCAGACCCGCCGCAGCGCACACTTTCTGATTTTACAGCTTATTTTACCACGTTTTTGCGCAAAAAGATACACCCGCCGCGCGGTTTTTCCACATCTTCCAAAATGTTTGTGGAAAAAGAGATCGAAAATGGCGGGCGATGGGGAGCCTTTCTGCCTGCCAGCAGCGTGCAGGGACGCTCCGCTGGGCCAGAGGCAGGGAGGGGTGTTCCGACTCCCCCCTCCCTACCTCTGGACTCCACCCACCCCGCAACGGGCCAAGGGCTACACGCCCTTGACAATCCTAAAGAAGAAGTCGAAGCACAAAAAAGCTAGCGCTGCGCCAGTCGGCGCTATCGCTTTAACGCTTTTTTCGCTTCTCCATCCATAGCCCCTCAGTCGCTGCGCGACAGCTCCCCCAAGGGGGAGCGGGCACGCCCGCAAGCTTTGCACTTGAGCCGCAAACTTTCCCCCTATGCCAAAGGCTCCCCGGGGGGAGCTGTCGCGCGTAGCGAGACTGAGGGGCTTCAGATCGGCGGAGCCGGAAAAAACGGTTAAAAGATCTTCACGCCGAACAGGCGTGAATCTTCAGTTTTTTCCGGTGTAGCCCTCCTCTTTGGGGTTAAAAGGGGCGAGTAGCCCCTTTTTCGTGGCTCCAGCGCGTCGAAATCGCTGGTACTTTTCTGGTTCTCTTTTGGTGTCAAAAGAGAACATCCCTCGGCGTGCGCCTACAATACCAAAAAGAGCCCCGCACTTCCGGTGGAAATGCGGGGCGCTGCATGGTTTTATTGGATACGGCAGCGTTACAACTCGATCTTGCCGAAGCTGAAATCTGCAAAGTCGTCCACGCGCTCGGTGCGCTTGGGTGCTACGGGTGCTGCGCTCTCGGCGTCGCGGGGGGCGTAGGTGCGCTCCGGCACACTGGACGGACGCGGGCCGCGGGGTGCACCGCTGCGGCTGCCACGGTAGCCGCCGTTGCGGTTGCCGTTGTCGCTGCGGCGCTCTCCGCGATAACCGCCGTTGCGGTTGCCGCCGGGACGACGGCCATTCCGGTTGCCGCCACGGCCACGGCGCTCGCCGTAGGTGTTCTCGGTCTGGGCATCCGGTGCGGTGGAGTAGATGACCACGCGGCGGTCACGGCCCTCGCCCTTGCTCTCGCTGCGCACACCCTCCATCTTGCTGATGGCAGAGTGGATGATGCGGCGCTCGTAGGGGTTCATGGGCTCCATGGCAAAGCTGCGGCCGGTCTTGCGCACCTTGGCGCCAATGCGCTGTGCCAGTGCAGTCAGGTCGCTCTCGCGCTTGTCGCGGTAGCCGGCAACGTCCAGACCCAGCTTGATGTAATCGCCCTCCAGACGGTTTGCCACAAGGCTTGCCAGATAGGACAGGCTTTCCATGGTCTCGCCGCGGCGGCCAATGAGGGCGCCCAGCTTTTCACCGTCCAGACGGATGA harbors:
- the jag gene encoding RNA-binding cell elongation regulator Jag/EloR; this translates as MIRTQESTGKTVDEARAKACALLGVQADDLNVSYEVLEMPQKTGFLGLKTTPAKVRVSVEEPDAPAAAPAKPVEVVAEQPVETAAPVQETAPVAEQAPAAVEEPAAPAAEQTPAAQQPAETAEEAEEVEEPIVIEENAKVKAAVDYLREVITLMGVENVTFSAVQKGEATIIRLDGEKLGALIGRRGETMESLSYLASLVANRLEGDYIKLGLDVAGYRDKRESDLTALAQRIGAKVRKTGRSFAMEPMNPYERRIIHSAISKMEGVRSESKGEGRDRRVVIYSTAPDAQTENTYGERRGRGGNRNGRRPGGNRNGGYRGERRSDNGNRNGGYRGSRSGAPRGPRPSSVPERTYAPRDAESAAPVAPKRTERVDDFADFSFGKIEL